In Deltaproteobacteria bacterium, the genomic window GTGTGCAGCACCGGCGGTCGAGAGGCTGGTGGAAGATGGAAGGACACAACAAAAAGAGTGGAGGTGGGCGATGAAGGTGACCTACGCGGTGAGAAACGCGATGACAAGGGATATCGTATCTGTCGAGACTACTGCCAGCATACAGGAGGCGATCCGCCTCATGGTGGACAAGGACATCGGGTCCGTCGCCGTC contains:
- a CDS encoding CBS domain-containing protein, translated to MKVTYAVRNAMTRDIVSVETTASIQEAIRLMVDKDIGSVAV